Part of the Pseudodesulfovibrio mercurii genome is shown below.
CTGGTGGGCGCTGGTCTCCTTCTTCGTGGTCTTTGTCGCCTCCATCCTCTACCTGTTCACCCGCAGCGACCGGTACGACCGGGTGGCGGCCGGGGCAGGGGAGCTGGGCGTGCTCTTCGCCACCATGACCCTTCTCTCCGGGTCCACCTGGGCCAGGGCCGAATGGGGCCACTGGTGGCTGTGGGACCCGAAGCTGACCACCGCCCTGATCATGTGGTACGTCTACGCGGGCTACCTGGTCCTGCGCAACACCCCCATGGGCCGCGACCGCAAGGCCCTGGTCTGCGCCGTGCTCGGCATCGTCGCCTTCCTGGACGTGCCCCTGGTCTTCTTCGCGGCCAAGCTCTGGGGCAGCGCCCATCCCGACGGCCTGGCCCG
Proteins encoded:
- a CDS encoding cytochrome c biogenesis protein, with product MKVSILAILAGIALVAHQVMIWYYAPIAQSGPVQKIFYMHLPCSWWALVSFFVVFVASILYLFTRSDRYDRVAAGAGELGVLFATMTLLSGSTWARAEWGHWWLWDPKLTTALIMWYVYAGYLVLRNTPMGRDRKALVCAVLGIVAFLDVPLVFFAAKLWGSAHPDGLARQGSGMEARMWYTVFAGLVAFGLLWGAMLLTRIRQLGQKARLEAMLVWDEE